A single genomic interval of Gossypium raimondii isolate GPD5lz chromosome 11, ASM2569854v1, whole genome shotgun sequence harbors:
- the LOC128034818 gene encoding uncharacterized protein LOC128034818, whose translation MALLSKNKLKFIDGTIQAPTATGPFFPAWERCNTMVISWLHHSIPLPLLRAFCGLILLMRFDVLLQFRPVPSCSCHHPCSCGALTILHRYHENDCVILFLTGLNDCFAGVRSQIMLIHPLPSLNKAFSMVMQQERQLTPVSSQVFTSNIVRQPSSARKPQNKSSVDSRQCTYCGGSSHTIDTCYKKHGYPPGYKSKRPTSRVNLAVDEKQLLALLPSSSQSSHITNQALPSMKMIGTAKVFNGLYVLELLILPTPSSSTKVFAVTSVSPVSLWHHRLGHLSDSRLKSLYSNLSSSPFGANLPCKTCHLAKQNKLVFLLVNLFLKLFFI comes from the exons ATGGCGCTTCTTTCTAAGAACAAGCTTAAGTTCATTGATGGTACGATTCAAGCTCCTACTGCTACTGGCCCCTTTTTTCCTGCTTGGGAACGTTGCAATACCATGGTAATTTCTTGGCTGCATCATTCCATTCCCCTGCCATTGTTACGAGCATTTTGTGGATTGATTTTGCTTATGAGATTTG ATGTATTGCTTCAATTTCGGCCTGTTCCTTCCTGCTCTTGCCATCATCCTTGTTCTTGCGGGGCTCTCACTATCCTTCATCGTTATCACGAAAATGACTGCGTGATTCTGTTCTTGACGGGTCTTAATGACTGTTTTGCTGGTGTTCGCTCTCAAATTATGTTGATCCATCCCTTGCCTTCTTTGAATAAGGCTTTCTCTATGGTGATGCAACAAGAGAGGCAGCTAACGCCAGTTTCTTCTCAGGTTTTTACCAGCAACATTGTTCGCCAGCCCTCCTCCGCTCGCAAGCCACAAAATAAATCCTCTGTTGATAGCCGCCAGTGCACTTATTGTGGTGGCTCTAGCCACACGATTGACACCTGTTACAAGAAGCATGGTTATCCTCCCGGCTATAAGAGCAAGCGGCCAACCTCACGTGTTAACCTTGCAGTTGATGAGAAG CAGCTTCTGGCTTTGCTCCCATCTTCATCCCAGTCTTCCCATATTACCAATCAG GCCCTTCCCTCTATGAAGATGATTGGTACAGCTAAGGTGTTCAATGGCCTCTATGTCCTTGAGTTGCTTATCCTTCCCACTCCATCTTCTTCCACCAAAGTGTTTGCAGTCACGTCTGTCTCTCCTGTGTCCCTCTGGCATCATCGCCTTGGGCATTTGTCTGACTCCAGATTAAAATCGTTATATTCGAATCTTTCCTCTTCTCCCTTTGGTGCTAATTTGCCTTGTAAGACTTGTCACTTAGCTAAACAAAATAAGCTTGTTTTCCTCTTAGTTAATCTGTTTCTAAAGctcttttttatttga
- the LOC105803628 gene encoding late embryogenesis abundant protein 2, with the protein MNQSQDLSHQAGQKMGQAQEKTSQMADKARETAQSAMDSMQQAGQQMQAKAQGATDAIKDTMGMNK; encoded by the exons ATGAACCAATCCCAGGATTTGAGCCACCAAGCTGGCCAGAAAATGGGCCAAGCTCAGGAGAAGACCAGTCAGATGGCTGACAAGGCTAGGGAAACTGCACAATCTGCTATGGATTCAATGCAACAG GCTGGGCAGCAGATGCAGGCCAAAGCACAAGGCGCAACAGATGCCATAAAGGATACAATGGGGATGAACAAATGA